The DNA segment TGCAGTGCAGCTCGCGCCCCTGATACTGGACGTCCTCGACCTCCGCGGGCAGCCCCCTGCCGTCCTCGGACAACGAGACCCGCTCCGGACGGATGGGATAGACGCCCTCGTCCCGCCACACGGCGGCGCTCCCCTGCCCCATCCAGGCCCAGGAGGCCCCGCCCTCGGCCCCTTCGGGGTAGAAAAGCCGGTCCTCCCAGCGCCCCCGAATCAGGTTGGCCTTCGAGACAAACCGGGCCACGAAGGGCGACGTCGGCGTCGTATAGACCTCCGCGGGGGTCCCGACCTGCTCGATCCTCCCGCCGTTCATCACCACGACCCTGTCGGCCAGGGCCATGGCCTCCTCCTGATCGTGGGTGACGTAGACAAAGGTCGCGCCGTGCTTTCGGTGCAGAGAGGCGATCTCCTGACGCATCTCGATCCGAAGCTCCGCGTCCAGGGCCGAGAGCGGCTCGTCCATCAGCAGGATGCCGGGGTCTCCGGCGACGGCCCGGGCGAGGGACACGCGCTGGCGCTGTCCTCCGGAGAGATGGGCCGGGTGCCGGTCCGCCAGGGCGTCGAGCCCCATGGTCCGGAGGATCCTCATGGCCTCGTCCCGGTCGCTCCTCCGCCCCCGGTGCTTCAGGGCGAAGAGGACGTGCTCCGCCACCGTCATGTGGGGCCACAGGGCGAAGGACTGAAAGACCATCCCGACCCCGCGGGACTCGGGCGGCAGCCGGAAAGCCGCCGACGAGACCACCCTGCCGTCGAAGAGCACCGTGCCCGAAGTCGGTTTTTCGAAGCCCGCCAGCAGGCGCAGCAGCGTCGTCTTGCCGCAGCCCGAGGGGCCCAATACGGCGGTGAAGCTCCCCGCCGGAAAGACCGCATCGACGCCGTTCAGGGCTCCGAAGGGTCCGAAATGCTTCTCCAGCTTCGTGATGGAGACGAAAACGCTCATAGGGCGTCGCCCTGCCTTTCGTATCGATTGACCCACCGGCGCAGCGCCAGTCCGGCGAGAAGGAGGATGGCGAGCAGCCCGAGGACGAGGACCGAAAAGGCGCAGGAGAGCGTGACGTCCCCCGCCTGCTCGAAGTTCAGGACCACCATGCCCACCGTCTCGGCCCCCAGGGCCCCGAGGACCGAGGAGACGGTGAGCTCCGTCAGCGCATGGGCCGTCGTCATGAAGAAGCCGGCAAGGAGCCCGGAGGAGATCAGGGGGACGATAACCCGTCGCCAGCAGGCCCAACGGCCCGCCCCGCACACCCAGGCGGCCTCCTCCACGGACCGGTCCACCTGCTGCAGCGCGCTGGCGCTGGCGCGGAGCTGCAGGACGCTGAAACGCACGACGTAGGCGATGGCCAGAAGGGTGCCCGTGCCGTAGATCCCGGGGCGCCAGCCCGGCAAAGGCTCCATCCAGGCCAGGATCATGGCGAGGGCGAAGACGGTTCCGGGCAGGACGAAGGGCAGCGAAAAGGCGGCCTCGGCGAACCGGAACGTGAGCCCCGGACGCCGCACCCTGCCCCACGCGACGTAGGAACCGATGACGAGCGCGCTCCCCCCGGTGAACAGGGCCAGCCGAAAACTGTTCCCCAGGGCCCCGAGGGCCTTCGGGCTGCCGAGGAGAAAGGCGAAATTCTGCAGGGAGAGGTTCGCCGCCTCGAGGGGCAGCCCCCAGGCTTTCAGCAGGGACGCCGCCAGCATGGAGAGGAGCGGCAGCAGCGAGGTGACGGCGACGAACCCCCAGAGGGCCCCCTCGACCCACGGACGGAGACGGCCAAGCTCGCAGCGGGGCTGCCTGTCGGCCGTGACGCTCTCCAGGACTCCGCCACCGCGCAGAAGACGCCACAGGACGGCACAGCTCAGGAGGGCGATCCCGCCCAGCACCACGGAGAGGGCCGCGGCGCGGCCGAAGGCCGAGGGGCCGAAGCCGACGACCTCCTGATAGATAAGGGTGCTGAGGACGTTGATGTTCCTCCGTGCCCCCAGAAAGGCGGGGATCCCGAAGTTGTCGAGCCCCGCGAGGACCACGGTCATGGCCCCGCCCACGATGCCGGGCAGGGCACAGGGAACGGTGGCCGCCCAGAAGGTCCTCCACGGACCGGCTCCGGAGCAGCGGGCCGCCCATTCGGCCTCGCGCGGGACCTTACGCAGCGCGTTGAGGCAGAACAAAAAGGCCAGGGGAGCGTGGCAGATCCCCATCACCGCGACGATCCCCCACCAGCTGTAGGCCGAGGGCACGTTCCAGCCCGTGATCTGGGCCAGGAAGCCGCCGGGGCCGGTGAAGCGCGCCCAGGCCAGGGAGGTGATATAGGACGGGATGACGAAGGGCATGACGAAAAGCCCCTCCAGAAGCCTCTTGCCTCGGATGTCGGTGTGGGCGATGAGCCAGGCCTGGAGGAGTCCGAGGGCCGAGGCCAGCAACGTCGAGGCCCCCACGATGCCGACGGTGTTGAGGATGCCCGAGCGCACCCGGGCCGAGGCCAGGAGCTCCGCGTAGAGGCCCGGGCTGAGCCGCCCGTCGACCCACAGGCTCAGCAGGGCAAGGCGCAAGAAGGGCAGCACGAAGAAAAAGAAGACGGCCACCAGAAAAACGGCGTTCCATCCCCCGATGAAACGCCGCGGCCCCAACGGACCCCGCCCCTCCTGCACCATGTGCTTCCCCGATACGGCCCCGGGCTCAGTGTCCGAAAAGCTCCGAGAACCGGCTTTTGTCATGTTCGCGCTCCCCCGTCAGAACGGCGACGTCCGCACTCAAAATCCTCACCCGGTCGATCCCATGCAGCCCTTCGGGGACGGGGACCCCCTTTCGCACGGGCACGTAGCCCATCTCGGAGAACAGCGCCTGCCCCCTCTCGGACAGGACGAAGTCCACAAAGCGCCTCGCATCGTCCCGGGGCCCGTCCTTGGCGACGATGCCGACCGGCTCCGTGATGATGGGGGACCCCTCCTCGGGATAGACGTAGTCGACCGGCGAGCCCTTGGCCTTGGCGCGGCGCGCCATGTAGTCGACGACGGGGCCGAAGAACCTCTCCCCGCCCGCCACCGCGGTGATGATGCTCCCGTTGCCCTTGCCCACCGCGACGCCGTTCCGCTTCAGGGCCTCGTAGAAGCTCCAGCCGAAGCCTTCCGACCGGGTCAGGACGCCCAGCTGATAGGCCGCCGCCCCCGAGTAGAGCGGGCTGGCCATGATGGCCCTGTCGGCGTTCTCCGCCGCGAGGAGCGCCCTCCAGGAGGGTTCGACCGTTCCGCCCGCCGCCGTGTTGAAGACCAGGACGGTGGCGAGCATCTTCGTCCCGCAGTAGGCCCCGTCGGGGTCCCTGAAGGCATCGGGCAGCCCCTCGGCCTCGGGGGAGCGGTAGGGCTCGAGGACGCCCTCGGCCTTCAGGCGTTCGAACGAGATGGCATCGGCGAGCAGCAGGACGTCGGCCTGCACCTCGCCGGTCATCCGCTCCGCCAGAACCTTGCTGAGGACCTCCTCCGTGCCCGACCGGAACACGCGGACCTCGACCTCCGGATGCAGCTTCCCGAAGGCCTCGAGCAGGACCCGGACGTCCTGGTCGGGCTGAGAGGTGTAGAGAAAAAGCGGCGCCGCCTGAGCCGGCACGACGCAAAAAAGCGTCCCCATCAGCAGCGCAGCGAGTTTTGCGAACGATCGTCCCATGAAAAAATTCCCCTCCGTGTCGTCGAGTCACTTCTTAATTATATCCGTTTTGGGCCGACGAAGTACCGGGTGAATGTTGCAAAAATGAGGCGGGCCCGGAGTAATTTTCCGGACAGGCCCGCTTGGGCGTACTGCAAGGCTCCCCCCTACGCAAAGCCAAGTTTTGGGGATTTGGCCTCCTCAACCCTTTCCGGAGCCTCCAGGTCCTCGGGCAGGAAGGTTTGGATCGCCAGGTCCGTGACGGAATCCGGAGGAAGATCGAGCAGGCGATCGGCCTGGCGCATCTCGGCCCGCTCCAC comes from the Fretibacterium sp. OH1220_COT-178 genome and includes:
- a CDS encoding ABC transporter permease, whose protein sequence is MGPRRFIGGWNAVFLVAVFFFFVLPFLRLALLSLWVDGRLSPGLYAELLASARVRSGILNTVGIVGASTLLASALGLLQAWLIAHTDIRGKRLLEGLFVMPFVIPSYITSLAWARFTGPGGFLAQITGWNVPSAYSWWGIVAVMGICHAPLAFLFCLNALRKVPREAEWAARCSGAGPWRTFWAATVPCALPGIVGGAMTVVLAGLDNFGIPAFLGARRNINVLSTLIYQEVVGFGPSAFGRAAALSVVLGGIALLSCAVLWRLLRGGGVLESVTADRQPRCELGRLRPWVEGALWGFVAVTSLLPLLSMLAASLLKAWGLPLEAANLSLQNFAFLLGSPKALGALGNSFRLALFTGGSALVIGSYVAWGRVRRPGLTFRFAEAAFSLPFVLPGTVFALAMILAWMEPLPGWRPGIYGTGTLLAIAYVVRFSVLQLRASASALQQVDRSVEEAAWVCGAGRWACWRRVIVPLISSGLLAGFFMTTAHALTELTVSSVLGALGAETVGMVVLNFEQAGDVTLSCAFSVLVLGLLAILLLAGLALRRWVNRYERQGDAL
- a CDS encoding ABC transporter ATP-binding protein, with product MSVFVSITKLEKHFGPFGALNGVDAVFPAGSFTAVLGPSGCGKTTLLRLLAGFEKPTSGTVLFDGRVVSSAAFRLPPESRGVGMVFQSFALWPHMTVAEHVLFALKHRGRRSDRDEAMRILRTMGLDALADRHPAHLSGGQRQRVSLARAVAGDPGILLMDEPLSALDAELRIEMRQEIASLHRKHGATFVYVTHDQEEAMALADRVVVMNGGRIEQVGTPAEVYTTPTSPFVARFVSKANLIRGRWEDRLFYPEGAEGGASWAWMGQGSAAVWRDEGVYPIRPERVSLSEDGRGLPAEVEDVQYQGRELHCTLRFGETILRAYRPSDSPVASGVRVWVNPA
- a CDS encoding ABC transporter substrate-binding protein, with amino-acid sequence MGRSFAKLAALLMGTLFCVVPAQAAPLFLYTSQPDQDVRVLLEAFGKLHPEVEVRVFRSGTEEVLSKVLAERMTGEVQADVLLLADAISFERLKAEGVLEPYRSPEAEGLPDAFRDPDGAYCGTKMLATVLVFNTAAGGTVEPSWRALLAAENADRAIMASPLYSGAAAYQLGVLTRSEGFGWSFYEALKRNGVAVGKGNGSIITAVAGGERFFGPVVDYMARRAKAKGSPVDYVYPEEGSPIITEPVGIVAKDGPRDDARRFVDFVLSERGQALFSEMGYVPVRKGVPVPEGLHGIDRVRILSADVAVLTGEREHDKSRFSELFGH